From the genome of Neomonachus schauinslandi chromosome 5, ASM220157v2, whole genome shotgun sequence, one region includes:
- the CDK2 gene encoding cyclin-dependent kinase 2 isoform X2 yields the protein MENFQKVEKIGEGTYGVVYKAKNKVTGEVVALKKIRLDTETEGVPSTAIREISLLKELNHPNIVKLLDVIHTENKLYLVFEFLHQDLKKFMDASALTGIPLPLIKSYLFQLLQGLAFCHSHRVLHRDLKPQNLLINAEGAIKLADFGLARAFGVPVRTYTHEVVTLWYRAPEILLGCKYYSTAVDIWSLGCIFAEMVTRRALFPGDSEIDQLFRIFRTLGTPDEVVWPGVTSMPDYKPSFPKWAQQDFSKVVPPLDEDGRSLLSQMLHYDPNKRISAKAALAHPFFQDVTKPVPHLRL from the exons ATGGAGAACTTCCAAAAAGTGGAAAAGATCGGAGAGGGCACGTACGGAGTTGTGTACAAAGCCAAAAACAAGGTGACGGGAGAAGTGGTGGCGCTTAAAAAAATCCGCCTGGACAC TGAGACGGAGGGTGTACCCAGTACTGCTATAAGAGAGATCTCTCTGCTTAAGGAGCTTAACCACCCTAACATTGTCAA GCTGCTGGATGTCATCCACACAGAAAACAAACTCTACCTGGTTTTTGAGTTTCTGCATCAGGATCTGAAGAAATTTATGGATGCCTCTGCTTTGACTGGCATTCCTCTTCCCCTCATCAAG AGCTATCTATTCCAGCTGCTTCAAGGCCTAGCCTTCTGCCATTCTCATCGGGTTCTGCACCGAGACCTTAAACCTCAGAATCTGCTTATCAACGCAGAGGGGGCCATCAAGCTAGCAGACTTTGGACTAGCCAGAGCCTTTGGAGTCCCTGTTCGTACTTACACCCATGAG GTGGTGACCCTGTGGTACCGAGCACCTGAAATCCTTCTGGGCTGCAAGTACTATTCCACAGCTGTAGATATCTGGAGCCTGGGCTGCATCTTTGCTGAAATG GTGACCCGCCGGGCCCTATTCCCTGGAGATTCTGAAATTGACCAACTTTTCCGGATCTTTCGGACTCTGGGGACCCCAGATGAAGTGGTTTGGCCAGGAGTTACTTCTATGCCTGATTATAAGCCGAGTTTCCCCAAGTGGGCCCAGCAAGATTTTAGCAAAGTTGTTCCTCCCTTGGATGAAGATGGACGGAGCTTGCTATCG CAAATGCTGCACTACGACCCCAACAAGCGGATTTCGGCAAAGGCAGCTCTGGCTCACCCTTTCTTCCAGGATGTGACCAAGCCAGTACCACACCTTCGACTCTGA
- the CDK2 gene encoding cyclin-dependent kinase 2 isoform X4 — protein sequence MENFQKVEKIGEGTYGVVYKAKNKVTGEVVALKKIRLDTETEGVPSTAIREISLLKELNHPNIVKLLDVIHTENKLYLVFEFLHQDLKKFMDASALTGIPLPLIKVVTLWYRAPEILLGCKYYSTAVDIWSLGCIFAEMVTRRALFPGDSEIDQLFRIFRTLGTPDEVVWPGVTSMPDYKPSFPKWAQQDFSKVVPPLDEDGRSLLSQMLHYDPNKRISAKAALAHPFFQDVTKPVPHLRL from the exons ATGGAGAACTTCCAAAAAGTGGAAAAGATCGGAGAGGGCACGTACGGAGTTGTGTACAAAGCCAAAAACAAGGTGACGGGAGAAGTGGTGGCGCTTAAAAAAATCCGCCTGGACAC TGAGACGGAGGGTGTACCCAGTACTGCTATAAGAGAGATCTCTCTGCTTAAGGAGCTTAACCACCCTAACATTGTCAA GCTGCTGGATGTCATCCACACAGAAAACAAACTCTACCTGGTTTTTGAGTTTCTGCATCAGGATCTGAAGAAATTTATGGATGCCTCTGCTTTGACTGGCATTCCTCTTCCCCTCATCAAG GTGGTGACCCTGTGGTACCGAGCACCTGAAATCCTTCTGGGCTGCAAGTACTATTCCACAGCTGTAGATATCTGGAGCCTGGGCTGCATCTTTGCTGAAATG GTGACCCGCCGGGCCCTATTCCCTGGAGATTCTGAAATTGACCAACTTTTCCGGATCTTTCGGACTCTGGGGACCCCAGATGAAGTGGTTTGGCCAGGAGTTACTTCTATGCCTGATTATAAGCCGAGTTTCCCCAAGTGGGCCCAGCAAGATTTTAGCAAAGTTGTTCCTCCCTTGGATGAAGATGGACGGAGCTTGCTATCG CAAATGCTGCACTACGACCCCAACAAGCGGATTTCGGCAAAGGCAGCTCTGGCTCACCCTTTCTTCCAGGATGTGACCAAGCCAGTACCACACCTTCGACTCTGA
- the CDK2 gene encoding cyclin-dependent kinase 2 isoform X1, with amino-acid sequence MENFQKVEKIGEGTYGVVYKAKNKVTGEVVALKKIRLDTETEGVPSTAIREISLLKELNHPNIVKLLDVIHTENKLYLVFEFLHQDLKKFMDASALTGIPLPLIKSYLFQLLQGLAFCHSHRVLHRDLKPQNLLINAEGAIKLADFGLARAFGVPVRTYTHEVVTLWYRAPEILLGCKYYSTAVDIWSLGCIFAEMHLVCTQHHARCCGEHRRNGRHSLCPLCSYLEVAASQGGGMTAVSTPHPVTRRALFPGDSEIDQLFRIFRTLGTPDEVVWPGVTSMPDYKPSFPKWAQQDFSKVVPPLDEDGRSLLSQMLHYDPNKRISAKAALAHPFFQDVTKPVPHLRL; translated from the exons ATGGAGAACTTCCAAAAAGTGGAAAAGATCGGAGAGGGCACGTACGGAGTTGTGTACAAAGCCAAAAACAAGGTGACGGGAGAAGTGGTGGCGCTTAAAAAAATCCGCCTGGACAC TGAGACGGAGGGTGTACCCAGTACTGCTATAAGAGAGATCTCTCTGCTTAAGGAGCTTAACCACCCTAACATTGTCAA GCTGCTGGATGTCATCCACACAGAAAACAAACTCTACCTGGTTTTTGAGTTTCTGCATCAGGATCTGAAGAAATTTATGGATGCCTCTGCTTTGACTGGCATTCCTCTTCCCCTCATCAAG AGCTATCTATTCCAGCTGCTTCAAGGCCTAGCCTTCTGCCATTCTCATCGGGTTCTGCACCGAGACCTTAAACCTCAGAATCTGCTTATCAACGCAGAGGGGGCCATCAAGCTAGCAGACTTTGGACTAGCCAGAGCCTTTGGAGTCCCTGTTCGTACTTACACCCATGAG GTGGTGACCCTGTGGTACCGAGCACCTGAAATCCTTCTGGGCTGCAAGTACTATTCCACAGCTGTAGATATCTGGAGCCTGGGCTGCATCTTTGCTGAAATG cacctAGTGTGTACCCAGCACCATGCTAGGTGCTGTGGGGaacacagaagaaatggaagacacAGTCTCTGCCCGCTGTGCTCCTATCTAGAAGTGGCTGCATCACAAGGAGGGGGGATGACCGCAGTGTCTACCCCACACCCC GTGACCCGCCGGGCCCTATTCCCTGGAGATTCTGAAATTGACCAACTTTTCCGGATCTTTCGGACTCTGGGGACCCCAGATGAAGTGGTTTGGCCAGGAGTTACTTCTATGCCTGATTATAAGCCGAGTTTCCCCAAGTGGGCCCAGCAAGATTTTAGCAAAGTTGTTCCTCCCTTGGATGAAGATGGACGGAGCTTGCTATCG CAAATGCTGCACTACGACCCCAACAAGCGGATTTCGGCAAAGGCAGCTCTGGCTCACCCTTTCTTCCAGGATGTGACCAAGCCAGTACCACACCTTCGACTCTGA
- the CDK2 gene encoding cyclin-dependent kinase 2 isoform X5, whose amino-acid sequence MENFQKVEKIGEGTYGVVYKAKNKVTGEVVALKKIRLDTLLDVIHTENKLYLVFEFLHQDLKKFMDASALTGIPLPLIKSYLFQLLQGLAFCHSHRVLHRDLKPQNLLINAEGAIKLADFGLARAFGVPVRTYTHEVTRRALFPGDSEIDQLFRIFRTLGTPDEVVWPGVTSMPDYKPSFPKWAQQDFSKVVPPLDEDGRSLLSQMLHYDPNKRISAKAALAHPFFQDVTKPVPHLRL is encoded by the exons ATGGAGAACTTCCAAAAAGTGGAAAAGATCGGAGAGGGCACGTACGGAGTTGTGTACAAAGCCAAAAACAAGGTGACGGGAGAAGTGGTGGCGCTTAAAAAAATCCGCCTGGACAC GCTGCTGGATGTCATCCACACAGAAAACAAACTCTACCTGGTTTTTGAGTTTCTGCATCAGGATCTGAAGAAATTTATGGATGCCTCTGCTTTGACTGGCATTCCTCTTCCCCTCATCAAG AGCTATCTATTCCAGCTGCTTCAAGGCCTAGCCTTCTGCCATTCTCATCGGGTTCTGCACCGAGACCTTAAACCTCAGAATCTGCTTATCAACGCAGAGGGGGCCATCAAGCTAGCAGACTTTGGACTAGCCAGAGCCTTTGGAGTCCCTGTTCGTACTTACACCCATGAG GTGACCCGCCGGGCCCTATTCCCTGGAGATTCTGAAATTGACCAACTTTTCCGGATCTTTCGGACTCTGGGGACCCCAGATGAAGTGGTTTGGCCAGGAGTTACTTCTATGCCTGATTATAAGCCGAGTTTCCCCAAGTGGGCCCAGCAAGATTTTAGCAAAGTTGTTCCTCCCTTGGATGAAGATGGACGGAGCTTGCTATCG CAAATGCTGCACTACGACCCCAACAAGCGGATTTCGGCAAAGGCAGCTCTGGCTCACCCTTTCTTCCAGGATGTGACCAAGCCAGTACCACACCTTCGACTCTGA
- the CDK2 gene encoding cyclin-dependent kinase 2 isoform X3, translated as MENFQKVEKIGEGTYGVVYKAKNKVTGEVVALKKIRLDTETEGVPSTAIREISLLKELNHPNIVKLLDVIHTENKLYLVFEFLHQDLKKFMDASALTGIPLPLIKSYLFQLLQGLAFCHSHRVLHRDLKPQNLLINAEGAIKLADFGLARAFGVPVRTYTHEVTRRALFPGDSEIDQLFRIFRTLGTPDEVVWPGVTSMPDYKPSFPKWAQQDFSKVVPPLDEDGRSLLSQMLHYDPNKRISAKAALAHPFFQDVTKPVPHLRL; from the exons ATGGAGAACTTCCAAAAAGTGGAAAAGATCGGAGAGGGCACGTACGGAGTTGTGTACAAAGCCAAAAACAAGGTGACGGGAGAAGTGGTGGCGCTTAAAAAAATCCGCCTGGACAC TGAGACGGAGGGTGTACCCAGTACTGCTATAAGAGAGATCTCTCTGCTTAAGGAGCTTAACCACCCTAACATTGTCAA GCTGCTGGATGTCATCCACACAGAAAACAAACTCTACCTGGTTTTTGAGTTTCTGCATCAGGATCTGAAGAAATTTATGGATGCCTCTGCTTTGACTGGCATTCCTCTTCCCCTCATCAAG AGCTATCTATTCCAGCTGCTTCAAGGCCTAGCCTTCTGCCATTCTCATCGGGTTCTGCACCGAGACCTTAAACCTCAGAATCTGCTTATCAACGCAGAGGGGGCCATCAAGCTAGCAGACTTTGGACTAGCCAGAGCCTTTGGAGTCCCTGTTCGTACTTACACCCATGAG GTGACCCGCCGGGCCCTATTCCCTGGAGATTCTGAAATTGACCAACTTTTCCGGATCTTTCGGACTCTGGGGACCCCAGATGAAGTGGTTTGGCCAGGAGTTACTTCTATGCCTGATTATAAGCCGAGTTTCCCCAAGTGGGCCCAGCAAGATTTTAGCAAAGTTGTTCCTCCCTTGGATGAAGATGGACGGAGCTTGCTATCG CAAATGCTGCACTACGACCCCAACAAGCGGATTTCGGCAAAGGCAGCTCTGGCTCACCCTTTCTTCCAGGATGTGACCAAGCCAGTACCACACCTTCGACTCTGA